A window of Proteus columbae contains these coding sequences:
- a CDS encoding YecA family protein: MSKQNTLPNYQTIDALLQQHTVPLTAAEMHGLITGFICGAVRDNSWKTLLHDLTNEGLAFPKTLSEPLEELYHITYEQLDDSVFNFSMLVPDESESVFLRADALAGWVNHFLLGLGVAQPKLSDHKELTEVITDLRNIGALGYEEDENQEELEDALEEVSEYVKVSVQLCYITFVAPKDKGNDKQNEQRVLH, translated from the coding sequence ATGTCAAAACAGAACACATTACCGAATTATCAAACTATTGATGCATTATTACAGCAACATACAGTACCTTTAACCGCGGCTGAAATGCATGGTTTGATTACAGGATTTATTTGCGGTGCAGTGCGCGATAACAGTTGGAAAACCTTATTACACGATCTGACTAATGAGGGTTTAGCTTTTCCTAAAACGTTATCAGAGCCACTTGAAGAGCTTTATCACATCACCTATGAACAGCTCGATGACAGTGTGTTCAACTTCTCTATGTTAGTACCTGACGAATCTGAATCTGTTTTTCTAAGAGCCGATGCCCTTGCGGGATGGGTTAATCATTTTCTTTTAGGTCTGGGTGTTGCTCAACCTAAGTTGTCTGATCATAAAGAATTGACCGAAGTGATTACTGATTTGCGTAATATTGGTGCGCTAGGTTATGAAGAAGACGAAAACCAAGAAGAACTTGAAGATGCACTTGAAGAAGTCAGTGAATATGTAAAAGTATCCGTTCAACTTTGTTATATCACTTTTGTCGCACCAAAAGACAAAGGAAATGACAAACAAAATGAGCAACGTGTACTACATTAA
- the zapA gene encoding cell division protein ZapA — translation MSAQPVDLQIFGRSLRVNCPPEQRDALLASAAELEQRLQDLKERSGVSNTEHLIFIVALNMSHELAEEKLKTRDYAYNMEEKIKMLQQSIEQALHDQGKHHDRTFSTAK, via the coding sequence ATGTCCGCACAACCCGTTGATCTTCAAATTTTTGGGCGCTCATTACGTGTCAATTGCCCACCAGAACAAAGAGATGCTTTACTGGCTTCTGCTGCTGAACTGGAACAACGATTACAAGATCTCAAAGAACGCAGTGGTGTTTCCAACACAGAGCACTTAATTTTTATCGTGGCATTAAATATGAGTCATGAGTTGGCAGAAGAAAAGTTAAAAACCAGAGACTATGCCTACAACATGGAAGAGAAGATAAAAATGCTACAACAATCCATTGAACAAGCTTTACACGATCAAGGCAAGCATCATGATCGCACTTTTTCAACTGCGAAGTAG
- a CDS encoding 5-formyltetrahydrofolate cyclo-ligase, translating into MIEASLFQQRDEIRKSIRQKRRLLTQEQQQDAALKLCEQVLTHPKIKQAQTIALFLSFDGEIDTSPLISQLWALNKQVCLPVLHPFHRHHLLFLRYTPSTTLVKNRFNISEPPLNVNMVIPISSIDIIFTPLVAFDEQGQRLGMGGGFYDRTLENWQQKSFYPMGLAHTCQQVAHLPIANWDVPLPEIITPEKIWHF; encoded by the coding sequence ATGATAGAAGCCTCACTTTTTCAGCAAAGAGATGAAATACGCAAGTCTATCCGCCAAAAGAGACGCTTACTCACTCAAGAGCAACAGCAGGACGCTGCGCTAAAACTATGCGAGCAAGTTCTTACTCACCCTAAAATCAAACAAGCGCAGACGATTGCACTGTTTCTTTCTTTTGATGGTGAAATTGATACATCACCTTTGATCTCCCAGCTATGGGCATTAAATAAACAAGTTTGCTTACCTGTATTGCATCCCTTTCATCGCCATCACCTCCTTTTTTTACGCTACACACCGTCTACTACATTAGTAAAAAATCGCTTTAATATTTCAGAGCCGCCTTTAAATGTGAACATGGTGATTCCTATCTCTAGTATTGATATTATTTTTACGCCGTTAGTAGCTTTTGATGAACAAGGTCAACGATTAGGTATGGGGGGCGGTTTTTACGATAGAACACTAGAAAACTGGCAACAAAAATCATTTTACCCAATGGGATTAGCGCATACTTGCCAACAAGTTGCTCACCTTCCTATTGCAAATTGGGATGTGCCATTACCTGAAATTATTACACCAGAAAAGATCTGGCATTTTTAG
- a CDS encoding peptidase domain-containing ABC transporter: MDNKTESHLIKSISIIINLTKKREIEIKKDSNINSLENEHQFKLKKTKKSLILKKIEHHIIFLDNKNNTFILLKKNENTYLIYNLQTDKTENLSQSQFNSLNITQCYYLCFKENPFFSLSWFFTVIKKYKLIFINILFYSLILQLLMLTSPFIIQIIMDKVIIHQSLSTLDVLIIGLIFIAILEGTLKGIREYIYQHTANKIDITLSLKLAQHLFRLPIGYFKSRQTGAIVARIKELDIIREFITKTLLLLFVDSSFIFLFIFAMAILSLKLTLIFISTIPLYLILAKLLAPKIEFAVQHLYQKVAVNTAFLTESLGGIETIKSLSLEPRFTQQWYTQIHKLTGESEKLQNIDNLSRFIVSFINKTTVALLLWVGACEVISLSMTIGQLIAFTMLLGYCLQPLATAIDVWGKYIKTKTAIYNLQDILNLPKEQNSSILETNIKGGITFDNVSFHYQNHTPAILNNISLHIKRHEIIGIVGTSGSGKSTLARMISGLYIPQSGHVTLDNIPLSQLNLNRVRQQIGIILQQNFLFNLSVFDNIRLTRQNASLEDVIYVAKLTGAHEFILKLPLGYDTIIAEGGQSLSGGQRQRIAIARALLSSPKILIFDEATSALDDESQAIIQEHLPLIAKERTVIIIAHRLSTVRTCHRIIVLEKGNLIEEGTHKELIAKNSHYKKLWQRQQGC, encoded by the coding sequence ATGGATAATAAAACAGAAAGTCACCTAATAAAAAGCATTAGTATTATTATCAATCTAACTAAAAAGAGAGAAATAGAAATAAAAAAAGACTCTAATATAAACTCATTAGAAAATGAACATCAATTTAAACTAAAAAAAACAAAAAAATCACTTATTTTAAAAAAAATAGAACATCACATTATTTTTTTAGATAATAAAAACAACACATTTATATTATTAAAAAAAAATGAAAACACATATCTGATTTATAATCTGCAAACAGATAAAACAGAAAATCTAAGTCAAAGCCAATTCAATTCATTAAACATTACACAATGTTATTACCTTTGCTTTAAAGAAAATCCATTTTTTAGTCTCTCATGGTTTTTTACAGTAATAAAGAAATACAAACTTATCTTTATAAATATCCTTTTTTACTCACTCATTCTTCAACTATTAATGCTCACATCGCCTTTTATAATACAAATTATTATGGATAAAGTGATTATCCATCAGTCTCTATCAACACTAGATGTTTTAATTATTGGTTTAATTTTTATTGCTATTCTAGAAGGGACACTAAAAGGAATTCGAGAATATATTTATCAACACACAGCAAATAAAATTGATATAACGTTAAGTCTAAAACTCGCTCAACACTTGTTTAGACTTCCTATCGGCTATTTTAAATCACGTCAAACCGGTGCCATTGTTGCTCGAATAAAAGAATTAGATATTATACGAGAATTTATAACAAAAACACTGTTACTGTTATTTGTTGATTCTTCTTTTATTTTTTTATTTATATTTGCAATGGCAATATTATCGCTAAAGCTAACATTAATATTTATTTCGACAATTCCTCTTTATCTTATTTTAGCTAAATTACTTGCCCCAAAAATAGAATTTGCAGTTCAGCATCTTTATCAAAAAGTTGCAGTCAATACTGCCTTTCTTACTGAAAGCTTAGGTGGTATTGAGACAATTAAAAGCCTTTCTCTTGAGCCAAGATTTACACAACAATGGTATACACAAATACATAAACTAACAGGTGAAAGCGAAAAGCTTCAAAATATTGATAATTTATCTCGCTTTATTGTGTCATTTATAAATAAAACAACAGTTGCACTACTCTTATGGGTAGGGGCTTGTGAAGTTATTTCGCTCTCAATGACAATAGGTCAGCTTATTGCTTTTACGATGCTACTTGGCTATTGCTTACAACCTTTAGCGACAGCTATTGATGTTTGGGGAAAATATATCAAAACAAAAACAGCAATCTACAACTTACAAGATATACTTAACCTTCCTAAAGAACAAAATAGTTCAATATTAGAAACAAATATTAAGGGGGGAATTACCTTTGATAATGTCAGTTTTCATTATCAAAATCATACGCCTGCTATTTTAAATAATATTTCATTACATATAAAAAGACATGAAATTATTGGTATTGTTGGAACATCAGGATCAGGAAAAAGTACTTTAGCACGCATGATCTCAGGTCTTTATATTCCACAATCAGGTCATGTCACACTTGATAATATTCCTCTTTCACAACTTAATTTAAATAGAGTACGCCAGCAAATAGGTATTATTCTACAACAAAATTTTTTATTTAATCTCAGTGTGTTTGATAATATCCGACTCACTCGACAAAATGCCTCTTTAGAAGACGTTATTTACGTAGCAAAACTAACGGGTGCTCATGAATTTATTTTAAAACTACCATTAGGTTATGACACTATTATTGCAGAGGGAGGACAATCCTTATCAGGAGGACAACGCCAACGTATTGCGATTGCAAGAGCCTTATTATCTTCGCCTAAAATTTTAATCTTTGATGAAGCCACCAGCGCATTAGATGATGAATCTCAGGCTATTATCCAAGAGCACCTTCCTCTTATTGCAAAAGAGAGAACCGTTATCATTATTGCTCATCGACTTTCAACGGTGAGAACTTGCCATCGTATTATTGTGTTGGAAAAAGGCAACCTTATTGAAGAAGGAACACATAAGGAATTAATTGCAAAAAATAGCCACTACAAAAAACTTTGGCAACGTCAACAAGGATGTTGA
- a CDS encoding HlyD family type I secretion periplasmic adaptor subunit: protein MNLNIKSALSKVFHRNKKNINYDFYPNHIALIEKPLTPYSRYIASIISFSVIAFLMWAYLGKLNVQSSATGKLIVAGHSQVIQIYEHSRLAVLHVKEGQKVNQGDALLTLDILGVDEEVKGIQKKIDSLLLLKLRYQALSQETSPQKLYHFNKLDEKTKKSILISYQKEKDEFESNINLIDAEIEVNNKNQTMIHNELLSLNILKENIKQRFILKKKLFIKKIISQMEYLENEKELLEINRVITIKNAEYQLIKSQEKKLNENLDNLEKQKKLEWHDKYKQYESELLIYSQNLNHAQKRQQLKIVRSPVAGTVQQITNYTLGSILQPSQQVMTIIPDNQHNIAEVNILNKDIGFIHVGQKAMIKIDAFPYTRYGTLEGNITNIARDSVQHEQLGLVYPATIELNTQMIESNNQQYNLAPGMSLIAEIIIDRRRVIDYFLSPIEVYRHNALTEK, encoded by the coding sequence ATGAACCTAAATATAAAATCTGCACTTTCTAAAGTATTTCATCGTAATAAAAAGAATATTAATTATGATTTCTACCCTAATCATATTGCACTTATTGAAAAACCTTTAACGCCATATAGTCGTTATATTGCGTCAATTATTTCATTCAGTGTTATCGCTTTTCTTATGTGGGCCTATTTAGGTAAATTAAATGTGCAATCATCTGCAACAGGTAAACTTATTGTTGCAGGGCATTCTCAAGTTATTCAAATTTATGAGCATAGCCGCCTTGCTGTCCTTCATGTAAAAGAGGGACAAAAAGTAAATCAAGGTGATGCATTATTAACACTCGATATACTGGGTGTTGATGAGGAAGTTAAGGGAATACAGAAAAAAATAGATAGCCTGCTGTTACTTAAACTTCGTTATCAAGCATTAAGCCAAGAAACATCTCCACAAAAACTTTATCATTTTAATAAATTAGATGAAAAAACAAAAAAATCCATTCTTATCAGTTACCAAAAAGAAAAAGATGAATTTGAAAGTAATATAAATTTAATTGATGCCGAAATCGAGGTTAATAATAAAAATCAAACCATGATCCATAATGAACTATTATCATTAAATATATTAAAGGAAAATATTAAACAACGTTTTATTCTTAAGAAAAAGCTCTTTATAAAAAAAATAATTAGCCAAATGGAATATCTAGAAAATGAAAAAGAGTTATTAGAAATAAACCGAGTCATTACAATTAAGAATGCTGAATATCAACTTATTAAGAGTCAAGAGAAAAAACTAAATGAAAATTTAGATAATTTGGAGAAGCAGAAAAAATTAGAATGGCATGATAAATATAAACAGTATGAAAGTGAACTATTAATTTATAGCCAAAATCTTAATCATGCCCAAAAACGACAACAGCTAAAAATCGTCCGTTCTCCCGTTGCTGGTACTGTACAACAAATCACAAATTACACACTTGGCAGTATCTTACAACCATCACAACAAGTGATGACGATAATCCCTGATAATCAACACAATATAGCAGAAGTTAATATTCTCAATAAAGATATTGGTTTTATTCATGTAGGGCAAAAAGCAATGATAAAAATAGATGCTTTTCCTTACACTCGTTATGGCACCTTAGAAGGAAATATAACTAATATCGCCAGAGATTCCGTTCAACATGAGCAGCTAGGTTTAGTTTATCCCGCAACAATTGAACTAAATACGCAAATGATAGAAAGCAATAATCAACAATATAACCTTGCTCCAGGAATGTCTTTAATCGCTGAAATTATTATCGATAGACGTCGTGTTATTGACTATTTCTTAAGCCCAATAGAAGTTTACCGTCATAACGCACTAACAGAAAAATAA
- a CDS encoding type I secretion system permease/ATPase, with amino-acid sequence MELKGDFCLFDYNEHFIIDTLIEINDSWYILKKIKEKTLIIINPKNNIKTEHIIDKEKKLNTLQLIAKEPSSSLSKFNLNWFIPSILKQKKSLFLFFILSCCIQLFALVNPIIFEKFIDTVLTGRNLSNLHLFGCLFVLIAITEPIYLFLRDKLYAFISCQLSAEFSGKAYQHLVRLPSHFFTQRPSGQIIARIQELSHIRQFITGSALMMVLDLIFIAVFIFVMFIYSSTLTWITLSSLVLYFIFWLILGPIIRYWVKQEYQTNADNISLLTEAINGIETIKVTATENHFIEKWQYKLTDHINKRFSGAKKALFAQQFIFIIHKITTAIILWQGVNFIINAQMTVGELIAFNLFAAHITQPILRLAQCWQDFQQTSISLRRIGDILSNPTEHQYQGLATVPKITGSITFSNVYFRYTDKTPDVIESLSLSIPAGKFIGITGRSGSGKSTLTRLIQRFYTPQQGKIYIDGMDLAIADPLSLRQSMSIVLQESFLFSGSIFENIHLSKPNASEEEITEAARLAGALDFINQLPLGFNTQVGERGANLSGGQRQRIALARALLTNPRILILDEATSALDYESEAQILANLPQICKNRTVISIAHRLNTLAHSDYIYVIDKGQVLEEGSHSHLLENQALYYQLWQQQIQ; translated from the coding sequence TTGGAATTAAAAGGTGATTTCTGCTTATTCGATTATAATGAGCATTTTATTATCGATACCCTTATAGAAATAAATGATTCTTGGTATATATTAAAAAAAATAAAAGAAAAAACATTAATTATTATAAATCCTAAAAATAATATAAAAACCGAACATATCATTGATAAAGAAAAAAAGCTTAATACATTACAACTTATTGCTAAAGAGCCCTCTTCATCATTATCAAAATTTAATCTAAATTGGTTTATTCCTTCTATACTAAAGCAGAAAAAATCATTATTCCTGTTTTTTATTTTATCTTGTTGCATTCAACTTTTTGCTCTAGTGAATCCCATTATTTTTGAAAAATTTATCGATACCGTTTTAACGGGGAGAAATTTATCTAATTTACATCTATTTGGCTGTCTATTCGTCTTAATTGCTATCACGGAACCCATATATCTTTTTTTGCGAGATAAGTTATATGCATTTATATCTTGTCAATTAAGTGCTGAATTTTCAGGAAAAGCGTATCAACATCTCGTCCGCTTACCGAGTCATTTTTTTACTCAACGCCCATCTGGACAAATCATTGCTCGTATACAAGAGCTTTCACATATCAGACAATTTATTACTGGTTCAGCATTGATGATGGTGCTTGATCTTATTTTTATTGCTGTGTTTATCTTTGTGATGTTTATTTATTCATCAACCTTAACGTGGATAACATTAAGTTCTTTAGTTCTTTATTTTATATTTTGGCTTATTCTAGGACCTATCATTCGTTATTGGGTAAAGCAAGAATATCAAACCAACGCAGATAATATTAGTCTACTGACAGAAGCGATAAATGGCATAGAAACCATTAAAGTGACGGCGACAGAAAATCATTTTATAGAAAAGTGGCAATACAAGTTGACCGATCACATCAATAAACGTTTTTCAGGTGCTAAAAAAGCGTTATTCGCTCAGCAATTTATTTTTATTATTCATAAGATCACTACTGCAATTATTTTATGGCAAGGCGTCAATTTCATTATTAATGCACAAATGACCGTAGGTGAACTTATCGCGTTTAATTTATTTGCCGCCCATATTACACAACCTATTTTACGTTTAGCGCAATGTTGGCAAGATTTTCAACAAACATCCATTTCTTTGCGCCGTATTGGTGATATTTTAAGTAATCCCACAGAACACCAATACCAAGGATTAGCTACCGTTCCTAAAATAACAGGGAGCATTACTTTTTCAAATGTCTATTTTCGTTACACAGACAAGACACCTGATGTTATTGAGTCACTTTCTTTATCTATTCCAGCAGGGAAATTTATTGGTATTACAGGGCGTTCTGGCTCAGGAAAAAGTACTCTTACTCGCTTAATTCAACGTTTCTATACGCCCCAACAAGGAAAAATTTATATTGATGGCATGGATTTAGCTATCGCTGATCCTTTATCTCTACGCCAAAGCATGAGTATCGTTTTACAAGAGAGCTTTTTATTTAGTGGCTCTATTTTTGAAAATATTCATTTATCAAAACCGAATGCGAGTGAAGAAGAAATAACAGAAGCGGCTCGACTTGCTGGCGCTTTAGATTTTATTAATCAACTTCCTTTAGGATTTAATACACAAGTAGGAGAAAGAGGCGCTAATTTATCAGGCGGGCAACGCCAGCGTATTGCACTTGCTAGAGCCTTATTAACTAATCCACGTATTCTTATTTTAGATGAAGCAACATCTGCATTAGACTATGAGTCTGAAGCACAAATTTTAGCGAATTTACCTCAAATTTGTAAAAACAGAACCGTAATAAGTATTGCACACCGTCTTAATACATTAGCGCATTCAGATTATATTTATGTAATAGATAAAGGGCAGGTATTAGAAGAAGGCTCTCACTCCCATTTATTAGAAAACCAAGCACTCTATTACCAATTATGGCAGCAACAAATTCAATAA
- the serA gene encoding phosphoglycerate dehydrogenase codes for MVKVSLEKEKIKFLLLEGVHQSAVENLRAAGYTNIEYHKGALSDEELKEAIRDARFVGLRSRTHLTEEIFAAAEKLVAVGCFCIGTNQVDLEAAARRGIPVFNAPFSNTRSVAEMVLGELLLLLRRIPEANAKAHRGVWDKQAKGCFEARGKKLGIIGYGHIGTQLGILAESVGLDVYFYDIENKLPLGNATQIRHLSELLNMCDIVSLHVPETPSTKNMIGHEEIQRMKPGAILVNASRGTVVDIPALAQALESKHLSGAAVDVFPSEPGANNDPNDPFVSELIKFDNVILTPHIGGSTQEAQENIGYEVAGKLAKYSDNGSTLSAVNFPEVSLPSHGDDVNRLLHIHENRPGMMNSINKVFTEENINVAAQYLRTSGNVGYVVIDITTQTKAQAELVLQKIKALPGTIRARMLY; via the coding sequence ATGGTCAAAGTATCTTTGGAAAAAGAAAAAATAAAGTTTCTACTCCTCGAAGGTGTGCACCAAAGTGCAGTAGAAAATTTAAGAGCTGCGGGTTATACCAATATTGAATATCACAAAGGTGCATTATCGGACGAAGAATTAAAAGAAGCTATCCGTGATGCACGTTTTGTTGGTCTTCGTTCCCGCACTCATTTAACGGAAGAGATTTTTGCTGCGGCTGAAAAATTAGTTGCAGTGGGGTGCTTTTGTATTGGTACCAATCAGGTTGATTTAGAGGCTGCTGCCCGTCGTGGTATTCCTGTTTTCAACGCACCTTTCTCAAACACCCGTTCCGTGGCTGAGATGGTGCTTGGCGAATTACTGTTATTATTGCGTCGTATTCCTGAAGCCAATGCGAAAGCCCATCGTGGTGTTTGGGATAAACAAGCCAAAGGCTGTTTTGAAGCACGAGGTAAAAAACTGGGTATTATTGGTTATGGTCACATTGGCACACAATTAGGTATTTTAGCCGAAAGTGTGGGTTTAGATGTTTATTTCTATGATATTGAAAACAAACTGCCATTAGGTAATGCAACGCAAATTCGTCATCTCTCTGAACTGTTGAATATGTGTGACATTGTCAGCTTACATGTGCCAGAAACACCATCAACCAAGAATATGATTGGACATGAAGAAATTCAGCGCATGAAGCCGGGAGCAATTCTTGTCAACGCTTCTCGTGGTACGGTGGTTGATATTCCTGCATTGGCTCAAGCGTTAGAATCAAAACATTTATCTGGTGCTGCGGTTGACGTATTCCCATCAGAGCCGGGTGCGAATAACGATCCTAACGATCCGTTTGTTTCTGAACTTATCAAATTTGACAATGTGATATTAACACCACATATCGGTGGTTCAACTCAAGAAGCGCAAGAAAACATTGGCTATGAAGTTGCGGGTAAATTAGCGAAATATTCAGATAACGGCTCTACATTATCTGCTGTTAATTTCCCAGAAGTATCACTGCCAAGCCACGGCGACGATGTAAACCGTTTACTGCATATTCATGAAAACCGCCCAGGTATGATGAATAGCATCAACAAAGTGTTTACTGAAGAAAATATCAACGTAGCCGCGCAATATTTACGTACGTCAGGTAACGTAGGTTATGTTGTGATCGATATTACAACACAAACGAAAGCTCAAGCTGAGTTAGTGTTACAAAAAATCAAAGCATTACCGGGAACAATCCGCGCTCGTATGCTTTACTAA
- the rpiA gene encoding ribose-5-phosphate isomerase RpiA produces the protein MTQDELKKAVGWAALEYVKPGTIVGVGTGSTASHFIDALATMKGQIEGTVSSSEASTAKLKSYGIPVFDCNEVDSLDIYVDGADEINHHMQMIKGGGAALTREKIIAGVAKTFICIVDESKQVDVLGKFPLPVEVIPMARSYVARELVKLGGLPEYRENVVTDNGNVILDVHNLTILNPIELENKINSIPGVVTVGLFANRGANVVLMGTSEGVKTIK, from the coding sequence ATGACTCAGGATGAATTGAAAAAAGCAGTAGGTTGGGCGGCGCTTGAATATGTAAAACCAGGCACGATTGTGGGTGTCGGTACTGGCTCTACGGCTTCTCACTTTATTGATGCATTAGCAACAATGAAAGGTCAAATCGAAGGCACTGTTTCAAGTTCAGAAGCATCAACTGCAAAATTAAAAAGTTACGGCATTCCTGTTTTTGATTGTAATGAAGTTGACTCTTTAGACATTTATGTTGATGGTGCTGATGAAATTAACCATCACATGCAAATGATCAAAGGTGGCGGAGCAGCATTAACCCGTGAAAAAATTATCGCAGGTGTAGCGAAAACATTTATCTGTATTGTTGATGAATCTAAACAAGTCGACGTATTAGGTAAATTCCCACTCCCCGTAGAGGTGATCCCAATGGCGCGCTCTTATGTTGCGCGTGAACTCGTTAAGTTAGGTGGTTTACCTGAATATCGTGAAAATGTGGTAACGGATAACGGTAACGTTATTTTAGACGTTCATAACTTAACTATTCTTAATCCTATTGAACTGGAAAACAAAATTAACAGTATTCCAGGTGTTGTAACCGTAGGATTATTTGCTAACCGTGGTGCGAATGTTGTTTTAATGGGTACCTCTGAAGGTGTGAAAACCATTAAGTAA
- a CDS encoding LysR family transcriptional regulator ArgP — MKRPDYRALQALDAVIRERGFERAAQKLCITQSAVSQRIKQLENLFGQPLLVRTVPPQPTEQGQKLLALLHQVELLEEQWLGDENSGSTPLLLSLAVNADSLATWLLPALHPVLTQLPIRLNIQVEDETRTQERLRRGEVVGAISIQPQALPSCLVDQLGALDYLFVASPDFAQRYFSNGVTKSSLLKAPAVAFDHLDDMHQAFLQQNFGLSPGSVPCHIVNSSEAFVQLAKQGSTCCMIPHLQIANELKSGELVDLTPGLCQRRMLYWHRFAPESRTMRKVTDALIDFGRKVLKQDEE; from the coding sequence ATGAAACGCCCTGATTATCGAGCATTGCAAGCCCTTGATGCCGTCATTCGAGAACGTGGCTTTGAAAGAGCCGCGCAAAAGTTATGTATTACACAATCTGCCGTTTCACAGCGTATCAAACAATTAGAAAACTTATTCGGGCAACCGCTATTAGTCAGAACTGTTCCACCTCAACCCACTGAGCAAGGACAAAAATTATTAGCGCTATTGCATCAAGTAGAATTACTTGAAGAACAATGGTTAGGTGATGAAAATAGCGGTTCTACGCCTCTTTTACTCTCTTTGGCTGTGAATGCTGACAGTTTAGCAACATGGTTATTGCCTGCTTTACATCCCGTATTAACGCAACTGCCTATTCGTCTCAATATTCAAGTAGAAGATGAAACTCGTACTCAAGAGCGATTAAGACGAGGCGAAGTGGTTGGTGCAATCAGTATTCAGCCACAAGCACTACCAAGTTGCCTTGTTGATCAATTAGGCGCTCTCGATTACCTATTCGTTGCTTCTCCTGACTTTGCTCAACGCTACTTTTCCAATGGCGTAACAAAATCTTCGTTATTAAAAGCGCCAGCAGTCGCATTTGACCATCTTGATGATATGCATCAGGCATTTTTACAACAAAATTTCGGCTTATCACCCGGTAGTGTGCCGTGTCATATTGTGAACTCATCTGAAGCCTTTGTGCAATTAGCTAAACAAGGTTCAACCTGTTGTATGATCCCTCATCTGCAAATTGCTAATGAACTAAAAAGCGGGGAATTGGTTGATTTAACGCCAGGGCTTTGCCAGCGACGTATGCTTTATTGGCACCGATTTGCGCCAGAAAGTAGAACCATGAGAAAAGTGACAGACGCACTCATTGATTTTGGCCGTAAAGTTTTAAAACAGGATGAAGAGTAA
- a CDS encoding oxidative stress defense protein yields MKLKAIVLASVFTLGLPSFALAASEPEGPHITTSGNATIKAAPDMATLNIQVNERAKDAAQAKKQVDERVAKYFAFLKENGVVKEDIDAANIRTQPNYEYDKKAERSVINGYTATRTVNVKIKKLEQLNTLLDGALAAGLNEINNVEFGVNNPEQYKTKAREVAIKNAIDQATSVAKGFGADLGAVYSVSYRAPEATPYPIAQVRMDAMALKAQAPAAVQETYEQQSIEFKDYVDVVFELKRTK; encoded by the coding sequence GTGAAATTAAAAGCAATTGTATTAGCATCCGTGTTTACGCTGGGATTACCTTCTTTTGCATTAGCGGCGTCTGAGCCAGAAGGGCCTCATATCACAACATCGGGTAATGCGACAATTAAAGCCGCTCCTGATATGGCAACATTAAATATTCAGGTTAACGAAAGAGCAAAAGATGCAGCTCAGGCTAAGAAACAAGTTGATGAGCGTGTTGCAAAATATTTTGCCTTCTTAAAAGAAAATGGTGTTGTTAAAGAAGATATTGATGCTGCTAATATCCGTACTCAACCAAACTATGAGTACGATAAAAAAGCAGAGCGTTCAGTGATTAATGGTTATACCGCAACACGTACTGTTAATGTTAAAATTAAGAAATTAGAACAGCTTAATACGTTGCTTGATGGCGCATTAGCAGCTGGTTTAAATGAGATTAATAACGTTGAATTTGGTGTCAATAATCCAGAACAATACAAAACAAAAGCACGAGAAGTTGCGATTAAAAATGCAATTGATCAAGCAACGTCAGTAGCAAAAGGTTTCGGTGCAGATTTAGGTGCTGTTTATAGCGTGAGCTATCGTGCGCCAGAAGCCACACCTTATCCAATCGCACAAGTGCGCATGGATGCAATGGCATTAAAAGCACAAGCACCTGCTGCTGTGCAAGAAACCTATGAACAGCAAAGCATTGAGTTTAAAGATTATGTTGATGTCGTTTTTGAATTAAAACGCACTAAATAA